ACTTAGTGTCCACACGTGTTTGAAATATATGACAGAGGTTTAAGTTGTCCAGcaagtttaagtttatttagAATAATAAGCCTCAATTTTTGATTAGTAGTTGTAACAAGTTCACTGAAGGAACATGGTATAATACTGTAAGATACAATATGAAGGTATTTAAAGTTGTAATTGCTCCCATTAATCTTATCAGCCTTGCTGTATACAGTCACTTCACAATCAAATGACTTGAATACAAGTGAAAGTCAAAGGTTTCGCAGAAAGATTTTAACATAAGACATACTACTCAAAGAGTCTGTGCCActgttttctgttcagtttaaCTGGTCTTCTCTGGACAAAGATCTTTCATTGGATCCATCACAACAGGAGGAGGCATGTTCAGACACTCCACCTGCGCAACAAACTCCTCCATCTCAGTCTTCTCCAGCTGTCTCCTCTTGCTGAGCAGGTAGAGATCCATTGATTTGTAATTCAGAGACTCTAGGTCCAGCGTAAACAGCAGACAGTCTGGAGAGGATACCTGAAAGAAAGACCCGGTGAAGCTGATGTCGCTCACCATCATCTTCAAGTTGCGGCCTTCCAATGAGAGGTTGTGGTGATAATACTGGCACTCGTCCCCGTAACGGTTGGCCTGGGTGTATGAAGAGTTGTAAAAATCAACTGTTACACTGTCTCTTTTTCTTAGACTCTCTACAGAAGCAGCATCTTTTAGACTGCCTGCAACAAATGCCCATCTTCCCACCAAATACTCCGAATTAAGCTGATCCAAGGGACGGATCAATTTGTCACAGTCCAGAGGAGCCGAATGGCCGACAGACATCAGAGAGAGAATGGTGAAGAATACAGCAAACATGTCTCTGAATCTTGGGTTGTTGCAAGAATATTTAGCTCAGCTGTTCTGTGGTGTTTCTCCAAGGATGTGTCTGATGAAGTGGATTTCTTGGTTTTATAGTTGTATCCCAGAAAAGTTTTGTAATATTGGAAATTACAATTTACTGTTGAAGttttgttggcttcatcagacTGTGATGTCCAGATCAATAAAGCAATTTGCAACAGTGTGAAGCAGctaggatgagaatcagcatctccaaatccgagaatagaatagaatagaatagaaatactttattaatcccttcagagagccctcagggaaatttgggagaccatggtcctcagccggaaaacgGTGAAGTGTTCTCCACAGGTTGGGAATGAGGACCTGTCCCCGAGAGGAGTCTTgtcggtgtggcgtctgcagtgatgtggactctgcattaGCCTGTTGTGGTAAAGAAGAAGCTGAGCCAGAAGGCAAAGCTTTTGATTTATTAGTTAATCCACGTTCCTGCCCTCACCTATGGTCCGGAGCTTTGGGTAATGActaaaagaacaagatcgcgaatataAGCAGCTGAAAGGAagttcctctgcagggtggtcGGGCTCTCCTATAGAGATAGAGTGAGAGGCTTGGTCATCCGAGATGGGCTCAGAGTAcagttgctgctcctccgcattgaGTGGAGCCAAATGacgtggctcgggcatctggttaggatgacCCCCTGGATGCCGAAGCAGGAAGTAGTTGGAtggaaatgaatggatggatattaCAAAGATGACAAGCCCCTGAGCTGAGTTACATTTCCAAACTGTAAAATAGAAGACTGCTTTCAGTAATGGATTATGGATGGTTTACATTGGTTGTTTACAATGGTACGTTGGATATTGACTcgaatattttaaaatgagtcaGACACTAAAGACACTTGTATTTCCAAATTCTGAAAATACAGACTAAATATATTTGAACATAAAGTAGATAGAATAGGCAGCAATACTAAAAAGCACACACTGCCTTACACGTCCTGTCAAggattacacaaaaaaaaaacaacaaaacaacaacaaaaaacctttGTTTAAAGCCGGTTTGTTCTTTATTAGGCAAAGTGTAAAATTGTAAACAGGAATTGTGCAGTcatatttctaatttatttaattaaacaaggaaaaaacttcaaattggatatatatatatatatatatatatatatatatatatatatatatatatatatacacactaatTTGAAAAAATTATAActtgaggtgttttttttgtactttatgcTTCAGAtggaatcaaataaaatcaaatgaaactGAGATTTTATATATTCAGCGATAAATAACCTGAAACATCAACTTTTTCCAGACTAACTCTTCTTAAAAGGAAAGGACTTATGCTCTTTCAATCTATTCCAGATCACAACATTTTCTCATGTTAATTAGATTAGTGTAACATTGGGAAACAATTCATCTAATTTCAAactatcatttattttttattttaatttttgcttattttcctCTGGCATAGTTTATAATTAGTAGGTAAGATTTTATTTATGGACAGCTTTtcctttataaatatttatttgacatctttactcattttaatggtgtattttcaaataaacatattaaattattttaaacgtTTACTTAAATCCTTAACTATTAAATGAATAtgtaaattcaaataaattatttcacagtaaatgtttttgtacttgttaCTAGCTGTAATATCACATTGAGTATTTTTATGGCATCGCTATATATTAATGGGCACAGTGTTGACCTACTGAGCTTGTAGTAGACTATGTGACCCCTTGTTCTGTCTGTCCAtagagttttattttagttaatcAGCTCAATACACAGAGTTTTTCTCAAATGTCTGTTTTCTGGGTTAATTTCTGACATCATGAGATGTATTAATAACAGTCTTTGAAGACTATTTTGTTCAgtgctttctctcttttttgtgtaaaacaaaagaaggtCAGTTTGAGGGTACACAAAGAAGCTTAAAACTACTGCTTTCTTTTAGTTACTGCACACAAACTCAACTTCTCTGGGATTGTTTTTGTAATATGCATGCATCAGTATGAAACAGATTAGCAGTAAATGAGCTGAGGATGAAAgtataaatttctttttttattttctgtcatctcATAGCAGTACGACAGCCTCTTCGTTAAATTTGTCAGCGAAACACAGAGCGAGAGATTGGTGAAGAATACAGAAAACATGTCTCTGGATCTTGGGTTGTTGCAACGATCTTTGGCTCAGCTGTTCGGTGGCGTCTCTCCAAGGATGTGTCTGATGAAGcggatttctttgttttatagttCTAACACAGAAATGTTATATAATATAGGAAATTTCAGCGATCACAGACCCAAGACCAAAGGTAGAGGACCAAATTGTGAAATAGGGGaccttttatgttttgtttatattggttgttgtgaatattttaaaagacCGAAATACACAGTCATACTTTAAAAATTCTGGAAACAAAGCCCCTCACTCTATGCATCAGTAGTAGTAAATATACATAGAATAGTAAGCTATACTGGTCTATTAAGTAAAGTACATGCTGCCTTACATGACATGAGATTTATAAGTTTCattttaacatagaaaaatatgtAACTGTTTCTGATggagttaaattaaaataaaaaatgtacttCATTTGTCTTAATTGACAAATTTCTAACCTAAACCATTTACTTTTGCTAAACTAACTGCTCTAAAGAGGGAATCACTTGTCATCTTAATTATAGCTGTTACTCCAGACCAGACTGATAATACACAGTAGTTCCTGTATCTATTACATTAATGGAACATCTAATAACACTTAATTTAGGTGTGGATTACAAAATTTAATCACTTTAGATGGACAGTTATTACTCACACCAtattaaaaaactgaaattgGCTTTTATCTTGGTGAGAGAAATGGGAAAaccaacaaatattttattgggGGTCGTGGCTCACATGCCTCCTTGTTCCGTCTGTCCAGACACTTCTCTCAGTGCATCAGCTCATTACACAGTTCTACTCAGTTGTAGAATTTTCTGTGCTAATTTCTAACATCATCGGGTGaataaataatagtttttgaaGCCCATTTTGTTCTGtgctctccctcttttttttgtcaaaaggAAAATTTAAGTTTACCGTTATGTAAAGACTTTGTTCACATACCAAATACGACTTTGCTTTGCTGGCGCCTTTGACCCACTCCCACCTGCTAACTGCTACTAGTGATATTCAGATCAACAACCTCAGAAAACCACAACTTTAtgcttttgctgttgttttgaaGCGCACCTTTTGCAGATTGTGCTATGCAAAAACAAAGTGTGAGGCTCTTTTCTCATACTTTGTGGGTCTCTACACAAATTGAGAACATAGATTTGTGTTTGAAGGCCAAAGCAAATATGAGGTGGATGTGAGCATCAAACCACAACAGAGGCATGCATCTAATCCTTTTGATCATTCTCCTATTTCAAGACCACCAGGCACCTCCTGTTTAGTTATAAGAGGCAGTAGTTCTTTATATAACCGTTCTTTGAAATCCCTTTGATGTTGTGTGGGACACACTAAGAAATCTCAGCTCTGTGGGACTGATTTTAAAGTACAGGACACACAACTGCTTCCCTTTCCCCCCCAGGAGCCCCGATGTAGGCACTGGAACGACCATGAGAGCTGGTAGACACACTGCAGGCATCTCTGGCAACTTTGACAAGCTCCTAACATTTGCAAGGGTTTTTCAGAGACGCTGCAGGGACACGCTGGTGCAGCCTTCTCTTAGCTCTGTATTGCTGGTCTTTGAACAAAATTTTATTGTAGGGCAGTGATGGTTCCCACGGCCAGTCTTAAAAAGGGAAACAGGGacaaaaggctgaggtatgtgaAATGATACAAGAACAAAAATAAGTGACAACAGGTCTTATAGAGTGATGAGTCCTCCCAGACTAATGCACTGTATGTTCATTTAAGATGGTACATTTCAAGTACTGCCAAAATCATCTAAACGGGGCCGAAAAAACAGTCCTGGACTTTTTGACAATTTTGTCTAAAACATACATGCAGCTCTGTAAGATATGGACAAAGTACTGAATATACAGGCCAACAGGCGATCTGGTGACAATAAGGTGAGTCATGCAGAATTAATCTTTCATCTACATCAAGCAATGTTGAGGTTTGGGAAGAATAGTTCAGTTTTGGAGAAAAAGACACTAGATAAACATCAAGTAGGTCAAGTAGTTTACCACAAATGTCAGTTTAATCATTAAATCATTTAGCAACCATGTTAAAGAGCAAAAAATGTTTACAGTATATACATCCATACACAAAACTCTGGACCTCATCTAAAGCACatgtggtaaaataaaaaagttcatACTTTAgctatttaaaaattatttccattttaaaatagtCAGATTGGTCTTTAAAATATAGAATGgtgcacacttttttttctatttttaaataaatcacaccATTCAAACTACAGGTCTTTTCATTACCAGAACAGTATATGGAAACAGTGAATAAAAAGTTCAGGCTCTACATTGTGCTTGAGTTAAATTGAATTTCTCAAAATTTCAAAAACCCATTAAAATAATTCAGCTTCAAagtcatgaaaataaagaattactaaatctcaaatttaaaaaaaattagcaaGTGATTTTCAATCAGTACATTTTAAGTCAGTTTTGAATTGTTATTGCATCTGAAGTTTTGAGTTTACGTGGACTTGCTGGCTCTTctgcaaacaaagaaaaggatATCAAACACAGTAAAAGGGTTCCATGTTTTAGGCCACCTTTAAagaacagattttatttcactatttatgTGTACTCTGTTAAGGTGAAATCCTCGAGGCCCTTAAATCCAAAGTTCAGTTAAAAGGAGCCCTTTCATGTTGGACAGTTTGCTTCCTGTTATGTTGGCTGAGGATAGTGTAGGAAAGGGAAGCAACTTGTGGATatgctgattaaaaaaaaaaaaaagaaaatgatggaaggaATGTGTTATGAAATGGACTGCAGAGTAACAGACTGAAGGACACCAGCAGGCAGAGGAGGCTGCGAGGACAGAGAGGTGGTTTACATGACAGAACAGCACTGGCAAGTTTTGTGTTTGGGTGATTCAGAATCCCCTCCTGGACCAGCTGTGGATGGGCTCCCTGGGCTGTTTGCTCCTGCTGACTCTGCCTTTGTGTTGGAGGCTTCAGCTTTCTGTAGAAGTGGCTCCTGCTCCCCTGGCTTCTGCTGGTCTTGTGGATCAGTCAGAGGGACCTCTTGGAACTGCTCAGGCAGGCAGGCCGGCTCCTCCACTTTTAATTCTCCCTCAGCTCCTTCTGATGTTGTTGTAGCTTCAGCCTCTATGTGAGGAGTTCCAGTGGAGAGTGGCACCTCAGGATAAGCTGGCACCAAAGCCACTGTGGAGTCCTCTAAAGCATCTGCAGAGTTTGGATCTTCTGTTTTTTCATCTTGGCCTTCAACTGTTGTCTCTTCATCTGCATCGTTGCTTGACTTTATGTCCCCTCCCACATCTTCATTTTCAGTTGCTAGTTGTGCTTCTGTAGCCACCTCAGCTGCTTCACTCTTTTCCATTTCTGTTAAAGTTCCTGGAGCAGTTTCTTTGTTTACTTGCTCCTCTACAGCCTCTTCTGTCTCTTTGCCTGCCTCCAGATTTGGCCGAGGGAGCTGGTCTGACTGCATGGACTCCTGCAGGTCTTCATGGGAAATAAACTCCTCGGGTGCATCATCCCCTTCATCTGTGATGAGCACACATTCTGCTCTCATCACCAGAatcccttcttcctcctcttcattaaTCCCATCACTGGGAACCTGACCTAACTCTGCCTCAGTAACATCCGTCTCCGATTCCAGCTTCACGCCGACTTCAGTCGCTGTGATTGGTCCGTTTGTGTTGAACTCGCTCTGCTCTGGTGTGCTGCGATTGCCATTTGCTTCCAGTTCTCCTCCACCGTTGGTCAGGACGGTTGTTTTAACACCTGGTGGGCTTTGGTTTACCTTTCCTTCATtgtcagatgtttctacagaaaaatattaaatttatagAATTATCTAGTCATGAAAATGAAGCGAATTAACAattcataataataaacattccATGTCATGAACATTGTTCGTTTTTTAGTGTAATTTGTGCAGCTTCATTTGATTATAATTATTGGTGTGATTTGCTGCGTTTATGTCAGAACTCCACATAGCTACTTCATGTATAGAGAACATGCATCAACGTCACCACGCACAGAACTGTGGCGTTAAGTCGCCATTTTGGGGGAACCCACATTCTGTTTACAGCATTTAAACACCgtcatctttttcattttgtcttattCTGAATTTCTAACGAGTATTTCATCTGTCCACCGAGTTGTGtactcagctgcagcagctttgtgatcagagcacaaaaaggaaattaaacagatttttattctgttttctgtcttggaGGCAGTGCAGTGGACTTCTGCAGAAACTTTGGCCAGGTGAAGTGGTTCTGGATGACCGTGGTTTGGATATGAAGAACAGTTTAGGCTTTGTGTGTGTAGAAGATTCCTGCATTTACAAAGTGTCAGCTAGATGAACGGGATGTTCAGTGAACAGGTGATGAGAATTCATGTAGAAATGTTTATTGAACTCAGTCAACTGAGACATAATTTTATATGAAACGGTTACCAAACTGTGTGACATTCCCATGTATGGAAGAGAAGTTGCTTTCCTTAACAAGACTAACTGTTGTGTTCTGATTAACATGAGTGGCAGCATTGTTCTGTCAGACTTTCAGCCTAAACATTAAATGACTGTTTACTCTTTTCTGAGGTTTCAGGCTGTCACAGAAGCTGTCATCAGACCCAGTAACGTTCTTTggtatcttttatttttttctttaataaataaaaatacttccaTATTTAGAAATCTGTCTTTTCCTTTCAGAAATCCAATTTTTCAGTACAATGGTGTAGTTGCAGGTGATGGTTTGAAGACTTGCAGGTCTTCATCCATCTGTTTGTAAAATGCCTGCATGCACATTtaataactgtttttaaatttgacaGATGTACTACAAACTTCCACCAAATACAAGGTAAACGGTGATGTCTGAGACCTGAAACAGGTGGCCGTGAATCTAAACCTGAACTTTAGTcattgttcagcagcttgtaaTGACCTAAGTTATCAATTAGAGCTGTTTTTGACAACTCTTTGCTCCACCTGTGAGCTTAACGGAGTAAAGGCGTTTTTATCTAGCGTGTTTttagacatatttttaaataaagtgcaCTAGTGAGAAAGCTGAAAGTGTAGATGTAAACAGTAGCCGGGTTCCCCCAAGATGGCAGAAAAAGCGCTGATGATGTCACATACCCATTCTCTGTTGCATTATTTGCTGcagttatttattctttaatctATCAACGATAACATTTGTCCTCTGCTCTAATAATCAGTTAACAGACATAGTTTTGGCTACAGGTCATACAAACAAAGGGAGCACTGTTGGTTTGTTAAAGgttctaaaagtaaaaatatttatactaGTTCAGTCACCACTGGGGCAGCTCCTGTCCATCATATCTCACTGCTTTCCCACTTGC
The Melanotaenia boesemani isolate fMelBoe1 chromosome 4, fMelBoe1.pri, whole genome shotgun sequence genome window above contains:
- the palm3 gene encoding paralemmin-3 isoform X3 — its product is MTESGARMDEAEKYQQRLEAIAEKRRLQEEQDKAKREMEDEKLRLQQLKRKSLRDKWLMEGPPLSPTSPNSQSPHSPSWNTQAQDMEKHTDKLPSQTELMAEEQEKLKKQMEDDQQEEVKVAEPEAETSDNEGKVNQSPPGVKTTVLTNGGGELEANGNRSTPEQSEFNTNGPITATEVGVKLESETDVTEAELGQVPSDGINEEEEEGILVMRAECVLITDEGDDAPEEFISHEDLQESMQSDQLPRPNLEAGKETEEAVEEQVNKETAPGTLTEMEKSEAAEVATEAQLATENEDVGGDIKSSNDADEETTVEGQDEKTEDPNSADALEDSTVALVPAYPEVPLSTGTPHIEAEATTTSEGAEGELKVEEPACLPEQFQEVPLTDPQDQQKPGEQEPLLQKAEASNTKAESAGANSPGSPSTAGPGGDSESPKHKTCQCCSVM
- the palm3 gene encoding paralemmin-3 isoform X4, coding for MPGCFYLCWTFCARKSLRDKWLMEGPPLSPTSPNSQSPHSPSWNTQAQDMEKHTDKLPSQTELMAEEQEKLKKQMEDDQQEEVKVAEPEAEIFQDILQNGENNATRSETSDNEGKVNQSPPGVKTTVLTNGGGELEANGNRSTPEQSEFNTNGPITATEVGVKLESETDVTEAELGQVPSDGINEEEEEGILVMRAECVLITDEGDDAPEEFISHEDLQESMQSDQLPRPNLEAGKETEEAVEEQVNKETAPGTLTEMEKSEAAEVATEAQLATENEDVGGDIKSSNDADEETTVEGQDEKTEDPNSADALEDSTVALVPAYPEVPLSTGTPHIEAEATTTSEGAEGELKVEEPACLPEQFQEVPLTDPQDQQKPGEQEPLLQKAEASNTKAESAGANSPGSPSTAGPGGDSESPKHKTCQCCSVM
- the palm3 gene encoding paralemmin-3 isoform X2, with product MDEAEKYQQRLEAIAEKRRLQEEQDKAKREMEDEKLRLQQLKRKSLRDKWLMEGPPLSPTSPNSQSPHSPSWNTQAQDMEKHTDKLPSQTELMAEEQEKLKKQMEDDQQEEVKVAEPEAEIFQDILQNGENNATRSETSDNEGKVNQSPPGVKTTVLTNGGGELEANGNRSTPEQSEFNTNGPITATEVGVKLESETDVTEAELGQVPSDGINEEEEEGILVMRAECVLITDEGDDAPEEFISHEDLQESMQSDQLPRPNLEAGKETEEAVEEQVNKETAPGTLTEMEKSEAAEVATEAQLATENEDVGGDIKSSNDADEETTVEGQDEKTEDPNSADALEDSTVALVPAYPEVPLSTGTPHIEAEATTTSEGAEGELKVEEPACLPEQFQEVPLTDPQDQQKPGEQEPLLQKAEASNTKAESAGANSPGSPSTAGPGGDSESPKHKTCQCCSVM
- the palm3 gene encoding paralemmin-3 isoform X1, translating into MTESGARMDEAEKYQQRLEAIAEKRRLQEEQDKAKREMEDEKLRLQQLKRKSLRDKWLMEGPPLSPTSPNSQSPHSPSWNTQAQDMEKHTDKLPSQTELMAEEQEKLKKQMEDDQQEEVKVAEPEAEIFQDILQNGENNATRSETSDNEGKVNQSPPGVKTTVLTNGGGELEANGNRSTPEQSEFNTNGPITATEVGVKLESETDVTEAELGQVPSDGINEEEEEGILVMRAECVLITDEGDDAPEEFISHEDLQESMQSDQLPRPNLEAGKETEEAVEEQVNKETAPGTLTEMEKSEAAEVATEAQLATENEDVGGDIKSSNDADEETTVEGQDEKTEDPNSADALEDSTVALVPAYPEVPLSTGTPHIEAEATTTSEGAEGELKVEEPACLPEQFQEVPLTDPQDQQKPGEQEPLLQKAEASNTKAESAGANSPGSPSTAGPGGDSESPKHKTCQCCSVM